The genomic DNA CCGCGGCTCGGCCCAGGAAGAAGGTGACTCCGGCCCGGCGGAGCGCCCGGCGAGGCGAACTGGCTCAATACCGCCGACACACGGCCGTCGGCGTTAAGCCATGTGAGTGCTGAACCGTTACGCCTCTGTTGACGTCAGGTGCGTCAACCCGCGCTCTGCTCCTCCGCGAGGATGCGGTCCAGCGCCTCGTCGAGATGGGCATCGAAGTCAGCAAGGGAACACTCCTGGCCCAGAGGCACCAGCTTGTCGGTGCGGTCGAGGAACGTCACCAGCGGTACCGCCCCGGACCGGAACAGTGCGTGATCGCCGCCCACCTGAAGCCGGATCAGCACCTCGCCGAACGCCTCGCGATCAGCGGGCGCGATGTGCACATCACCGTCACCGCACGGCCGGCCCACCCCGTCGATCAGCAGCTCCCGGCCGAACGTCCAGGTCACGGGCGCGTCGCCGGGCAGGTGGAAGGTCAGCTGCACGGCAAACGGATCACAGGTCTCGTATCGCAGCTCCACCGGAATGCGGAAAGAGAGCTCCTCCGACACGAGGAAGCTCATCATGACCTCTGCCTGCACCGACTCGCGCATCGCCTACCCCGTCGTTTGCCGTCGACTGGCCAGGAGTCAGCCCCTGACGCTGCAGGCATCTTGCTGAAAGTACACGTGAGATCACAAGGAGTGAGTTTTCAGATGCTGATAGAGATGGAGAGTGTCCCCAGCAGCCTTCCGATCTCTCCCTGCAACTGCCGTGCTGCCGGCAGCAACCGGTCGGCCTGGGAAAGCGGGAGGGAGAGCGCCATGGCCGCGGCCGTCGTGCCGGCCGTGATCGGAATCGCGGCGCAGACCGTACCCAGCGCGTACTCCTGCCGCTCGACCACGGGTTCCATCCGTCCCACGCGTTCCAGCCGCCTCAGAAGTGTGTGTTCGTCACGCACCGTATACGGGGTGATCGACTGCACCGGGTAGCGATCGAGGTGGTCCCGGCGGGCCCCCTCGTCGAGCTGGGACAGCAGACACTGGCCGATCGCGTGCGCATGCCCGGTCTCCCGGAAGTCGGCCCACTCCTCGACCGCCGGATTGCCCGGAGTATCGGCGACGCAGACGACCTCGATCTCGCCGTCGCGGTAGACCGCGAAGTACACGGGTACACCGATCGAATCGTGCCAGTGCGCAAGCACGTCGTTCACCGCGCTGCGACGTTTCTCCTGAGCTCCGCTGCTGCCCAGCCGCTCGGCCGCCTCCCCGAGGAAGAACAGCCCCTTCTCACGCCGTAGATAGCCTTCGTGGGCCAGCGTGCGCAGCAGATGGTAGGCGGTCGGCAGCGCCAGCCCGGCTTCGCGGGCCAGCTGTTTGGCGGGTGCCCCGTACTCGCGGGCGGCGACGGCTTCCAGCAGGCGCATCGCCCGCTGCACGGATCCGATCAGCGTGGTGGGGTGCGGCTCCGAGGGCAGAGCGGCCGATGGCAGAGCGGACGCTTCCGCTCGATGGGTGCGCGGCTCCGCCGGCGAACCGCGCCGCTGTGTGGGTGGGCCGATTGATCCGGTGGGTGCGGTGTCAGCGGTGGCCAAGGGGCACTCCCGAAGCGCGTGGAGGGGCCGCCCGTGCGAGGGAACACGGGAGGGGTGTGCGCCGCCCGCGGGGAGCAACCCCGGGTCGAATTCCGGACTTTAACCGCCCCTCACCGCACACAGACGGCCTCACCGGAAAACTTCCCCCACCCGAGGGAACCTGGCGTTCCTGTTACCGGCCCGCCCGTTACCAGCCGCTCACCCGTTCACGCGTCACCCCTGGCCGCGTGCTGACGGCTCACCAGTCGCTGTGCGACGAGGAGCTCGACATGAACTTCCGCACGACGAAGATCAGTCCGCCGACCAGCGCCACAAAGACCAGCAGCTTGAAAAGCAGGCCGATGACAAAGCCGACGACGCTCGCTATCAGGCCGCCGAAGACGACCAGGGCGATGACCGGCACCGCGACCCACTTAACCCACCACGGCATACCCGCGAAAATCTCTCGCATCGCCCTTGTCCTTACGTCTCCGCCCGTCGCCCCGAGTCCGGGGACCTGTTTCCGGGTCCTTCCATGTCCTGCATCCGATGCTAGGGCCGCAGAAGGCCCGAACGGGGGCCTCGCACCCCTTGTCGTCCCCTGACCGGTCCCCTAGGGAACCCTGAGACGGACATCAGCTCTCGGGCGGAGAGAACACCACCACGACCCGCAGATCCTCGGTGATGTGGTGGAACTTGTGGGCGACTCCGGCAGGCACGTACACGACGCTGCCGCGCGCGACCTGGGTGGTTTCCATACCGACCGTGATCGAGGCGCGCCCGCTGACGACCAGGTACACCTCGTCCTGCTGATGCGGCTTCTGCGGGTCGAGTTCGCCCGCGTCGAGCGCGTACAGGCCGACCGACATGTTCCGTTCGCGCAGGAACTGCAGGTAGGCGCCGTCGTTGGCGGCGCGCTCCGCCTCCAGTTCGTCCAGCCGGAATGCCTTCATCGCCCTTGTCCGCCCTCGTCCGCTCTCGTTCGCTCGCGTTCGCGATCAACCGTGATTAAAGCCGTGATCGCTGCCGTACTCGTTTGCCGATCTGTTCTGCCACGATCAGACACATGAAGAATTTCGTAGTCAAGACGATCGCCAACGCGGGGGCCCTCGCCGTCGCCGTGTGGCTGCTCGACAAGATCACCCTGACGGGCGACAGCACCGGCAAGAAGATCGGCACGCTGATAGTCGTCGCCCTGGTCTTCGGGCTGGTGAACTTCCTGGTCAAGCCGATCGTGAAGGTGCTGACCTTCCCGCTGTTCATTCTCACGCTCGGCCTGATCACGCTGGTGGTCAACGCCCTGATGCTGCTGCTCACCTCGTGGCTGGCCGACAAGCTCGACCTCAGCTTCCATGTCGAGGGCTTCTGGACCGCCGTCGTGGGCGGCCTCATCATCTCCGTCGTCTCCTGGGCCCTCAACGTCGTCCTGCCCGACGACAAGGACTGAGCGTCCCGATGACCTATCGCGTCTGCTTCGTCTGCACCGGCAACATCTGCCGCTCGCCGATGGCCGAGTCCGTCTTCCGCGCCCGGATCGCGGAGGCCGGACTCGACGGCCTGGTGGAGGTCTCCAGCGCGGGCACGGGCGGCTGGCACGAGGGCGACGGCGCCGATCCGCGCACTGTGGCCGTGCTGGAGGCGAACGGCTACGAAAGCGGTCATACGGCACGGCAGTTCCAGGCCTCGTGGTTCTCCCACCTCGACCTCGTGATCGCCCTCGACTCCGGCCATCTGAAGGCCCTGCGCCGGCTCGCGCCCGCCCCGGCGGACACGGAGAAGGTCCGACTCCTGCGTTCGTACGATCCCGCCGCGGACGCCGATCCGGACGTACCGGATCCGTATTACGGACAAATGGACGGCTTCGAAGAGTGTCTTGAAATGGTGGAGGCGGCGAGCCCAGGCCTGCTCGCCGCGGTACGGCAGCAACTGGAGGGACGGGCAGCATGACCTCAGGAGATTTCGTCGCGGAGACCGGTGACGGCACTCGGGCCGTTCGGGCCGGGCTACCGGACCCCGTGAAGCACGAGCCGACCCTCCCAGGCCCCGTCTTCGCCGCCCATTTCCATCTGCCCGGCGAGCCCACCGGCCCGTACACCTACGGCCGCGACGAGAACCCCACCTGGACCCATCTGGAACGGGCGATCGGCGAGTTGGAGGCGCCCGGACAGGACGGCGTCGAGACGCTGACCTTCGCCTCCGGCATGGCCGCCATCTCCGCGGTCCTCTTCTCCCAGCTGCGCGCCGGCGACACCGTGGTCCTGCCCGACGACGGCTACCAGGTACTGCCGCTGGTGCGCGAGCAGCTGACCGCGTACGGCATCGAGGTGCGCACCGCACCGACGGGCGGCGACGCCCAGCTCGACATCCTCGACGGCGCGAAGCTGCTGTGGATCGAGACCCCTTCGAACCCGGGTCTCGACGTGTGCGACGTACGGCGCCTCGTCGCGGCGGCCCACGCACAGGGCACCCTCGTCGCGGTCGACAACACCCTGGCGACCCCACTGGGGCAGCGGCCGCTTGAGCTGGGCGCCGACTTCGCCGTGGCCAGCGGCACCAAGATGCTCACCGGGCACGGAGACATCCTGCTCGGATACGTCACGGGCCGCGACGCGGCGCCGATGGCCGCCGTACGGCGCTGGCGCAAGATCGTCGGGGCGATTCCGGGGCCCATGGAGGCGTGGCTCGCGCACCGCTCGCTGGCCACACTGCAACTGCGCGCGGACCGGCAGAACGCCAATGCCCTCGCGGTCGCCGAGGCGCTGCGCGGCCGGTCCGAGGTGAGCGGACTGCGCTATCCCGGGCTGCCCGACGACCCCTCGCACAAGATCGCCTCGCAGCAGATGCGGCGCTACGGGTGCGTGGTGTCGTTTTCACTGCCCACGCGCG from Streptomyces avermitilis MA-4680 = NBRC 14893 includes the following:
- a CDS encoding cupin domain-containing protein, with translation MKAFRLDELEAERAANDGAYLQFLRERNMSVGLYALDAGELDPQKPHQQDEVYLVVSGRASITVGMETTQVARGSVVYVPAGVAHKFHHITEDLRVVVVFSPPES
- a CDS encoding low molecular weight protein-tyrosine-phosphatase gives rise to the protein MTYRVCFVCTGNICRSPMAESVFRARIAEAGLDGLVEVSSAGTGGWHEGDGADPRTVAVLEANGYESGHTARQFQASWFSHLDLVIALDSGHLKALRRLAPAPADTEKVRLLRSYDPAADADPDVPDPYYGQMDGFEECLEMVEAASPGLLAAVRQQLEGRAA
- a CDS encoding cystathionine gamma-lyase, which gives rise to MTSGDFVAETGDGTRAVRAGLPDPVKHEPTLPGPVFAAHFHLPGEPTGPYTYGRDENPTWTHLERAIGELEAPGQDGVETLTFASGMAAISAVLFSQLRAGDTVVLPDDGYQVLPLVREQLTAYGIEVRTAPTGGDAQLDILDGAKLLWIETPSNPGLDVCDVRRLVAAAHAQGTLVAVDNTLATPLGQRPLELGADFAVASGTKMLTGHGDILLGYVTGRDAAPMAAVRRWRKIVGAIPGPMEAWLAHRSLATLQLRADRQNANALAVAEALRGRSEVSGLRYPGLPDDPSHKIASQQMRRYGCVVSFSLPTRGRAERFLDALTLVDDATSFGGVRSTAERRGRWGGDAVAEGFIRFSAGAEDPEDLVADVLRALDESAH
- a CDS encoding SsgA family sporulation/cell division regulator, translated to MRESVQAEVMMSFLVSEELSFRIPVELRYETCDPFAVQLTFHLPGDAPVTWTFGRELLIDGVGRPCGDGDVHIAPADREAFGEVLIRLQVGGDHALFRSGAVPLVTFLDRTDKLVPLGQECSLADFDAHLDEALDRILAEEQSAG
- a CDS encoding IclR family transcriptional regulator; the protein is MRLLEAVAAREYGAPAKQLAREAGLALPTAYHLLRTLAHEGYLRREKGLFFLGEAAERLGSSGAQEKRRSAVNDVLAHWHDSIGVPVYFAVYRDGEIEVVCVADTPGNPAVEEWADFRETGHAHAIGQCLLSQLDEGARRDHLDRYPVQSITPYTVRDEHTLLRRLERVGRMEPVVERQEYALGTVCAAIPITAGTTAAAMALSLPLSQADRLLPAARQLQGEIGRLLGTLSISISI
- a CDS encoding phage holin family protein: MKNFVVKTIANAGALAVAVWLLDKITLTGDSTGKKIGTLIVVALVFGLVNFLVKPIVKVLTFPLFILTLGLITLVVNALMLLLTSWLADKLDLSFHVEGFWTAVVGGLIISVVSWALNVVLPDDKD
- a CDS encoding DUF5326 family protein; translation: MREIFAGMPWWVKWVAVPVIALVVFGGLIASVVGFVIGLLFKLLVFVALVGGLIFVVRKFMSSSSSHSDW